From a region of the Chitinophaga caseinilytica genome:
- the pdhA gene encoding pyruvate dehydrogenase (acetyl-transferring) E1 component subunit alpha: protein MKTKFTKETYLYWYELMLLLRRFEEKSGQLYGMQKIRGFCHLYIGQEAIAAGAMTATKPGDKFITAYRDHALAIAKGISAKACMAELYGKATGCSKGKGGSMHFFSKEHGFFGGHGIVGAQIGTGAGLAFAEQYLGTDNVVLAFFGDGAARQGMLHETFNMAMLWKLPVIFICENNHYAMGTSVERTSNVLDIYKLADAYEMPADSIDGMSCEAVHEGIARAVARGREGGGPTLLEIKTYRYRGHSMSDPAKYRTKEEVEEYKQRDPLTIVEETLLKNKWATEADIEAIAERVKQEVEESVQFAEESPWPSDDELLKDVYIQEDYPFIVD from the coding sequence GTGAAAACGAAATTCACCAAAGAGACATATCTGTACTGGTACGAATTGATGCTGTTACTGCGTCGCTTCGAGGAGAAGTCAGGGCAATTATACGGAATGCAGAAGATACGCGGTTTCTGTCACCTGTACATTGGTCAGGAGGCGATTGCGGCAGGCGCTATGACGGCCACGAAACCCGGCGATAAATTCATTACGGCATATCGCGACCACGCTTTGGCGATCGCGAAGGGTATTTCGGCGAAGGCCTGCATGGCCGAGCTGTACGGTAAAGCAACCGGTTGCTCGAAAGGCAAAGGCGGATCGATGCACTTTTTCTCCAAGGAACACGGATTTTTCGGCGGTCACGGTATCGTGGGCGCACAAATCGGCACCGGCGCAGGCCTGGCATTCGCCGAGCAATACCTGGGCACCGATAACGTAGTGCTCGCATTCTTCGGTGACGGCGCCGCCCGCCAGGGTATGCTGCACGAAACCTTTAACATGGCGATGCTGTGGAAACTTCCCGTAATTTTCATTTGCGAGAACAACCACTACGCCATGGGCACTTCCGTTGAACGTACCTCTAACGTACTCGATATCTACAAACTGGCAGACGCTTACGAAATGCCTGCCGATTCCATCGACGGCATGAGCTGCGAAGCCGTTCACGAAGGCATCGCCCGCGCGGTGGCCCGCGGCCGTGAAGGCGGTGGACCGACCCTGCTGGAAATCAAAACCTACCGCTACCGCGGCCACTCCATGTCCGACCCGGCTAAATACCGCACAAAGGAAGAAGTGGAAGAATACAAACAGCGCGACCCCCTCACCATCGTGGAAGAAACGCTGCTGAAAAACAAATGGGCTACCGAAGCCGACATCGAAGCCATCGCAGAAAGAGTTAAACAGGAAGTGGAAGAATCCGTTCAATTCGCGGAAGAAAGCCCCTGGCCGTCTGACGACGAGCTGCTGAAAGATGTTTACATCCAGGAAGACTATCCGTTCATCGTCGACTAA
- a CDS encoding SIR2 family NAD-dependent protein deacylase, giving the protein MKPKLVVLSGAGISAESGLRTFRDSDGLWEGHDVYEVASPTGWQNNPSLVQEFYNLRRKDVLAAMPNAAHSGLAQLEQWYDVRVITQNIDDLHERGGSTRVLHLHGEILKMRSVHDETTLYEIREDIQMGQLAPDGGQFRPHVVWFGEDVSMIQPAVLEIVQADVFVLIGTSLNVYPAAGLVNYLRADVPRYIIDKKIPPVSDSHSWTLIEKPATEGVEELLALLQP; this is encoded by the coding sequence ATGAAACCCAAACTGGTCGTGCTTTCCGGCGCAGGCATCAGCGCCGAGAGCGGTCTCCGCACCTTCCGCGATTCCGACGGCCTGTGGGAAGGGCACGACGTCTACGAAGTGGCCTCGCCCACCGGCTGGCAGAACAATCCCTCCCTCGTCCAGGAGTTTTACAACCTGCGCCGAAAAGACGTGCTGGCCGCCATGCCCAACGCCGCGCACAGCGGACTGGCACAGCTGGAGCAGTGGTACGATGTAAGGGTGATCACCCAGAACATCGACGACCTGCACGAGCGCGGCGGCTCCACCCGCGTGCTGCACCTGCACGGCGAAATCCTCAAAATGCGCAGCGTGCATGATGAAACCACGCTGTACGAGATCCGGGAAGACATTCAAATGGGGCAGCTGGCGCCCGACGGCGGACAGTTCCGGCCGCACGTAGTGTGGTTCGGGGAAGATGTAAGCATGATACAACCGGCGGTGCTGGAGATCGTGCAGGCAGATGTGTTCGTGCTGATCGGCACCTCGCTGAACGTGTACCCCGCGGCGGGGCTGGTGAATTATCTGCGGGCGGATGTGCCGCGGTACATCATCGACAAAAAAATCCCGCCGGTGAGCGATTCCCATAGCTGGACGCTGATCGAAAAACCGGCGACAGAAGGAGTGGAGGAGCTGCTGGCTTTGCTGCAACCCTAA
- the recF gene encoding DNA replication/repair protein RecF (All proteins in this family for which functions are known are DNA-binding proteins that assist the filamentation of RecA onto DNA for the initiation of recombination or recombinational repair.) produces the protein MLTISSIALTQFKNYSHRTFRFSSRIVGITGRNGSGKTNLLDAIYYLCFTKSYFSSIESQNVQYTMNGFRLEASLIRHDQPEKIVCTVKDGKKDIALNDEPYDRFSRHIGHFPAVMIAPDDAEIILGGSEDRRKWLDGLLSQLVPGYLDHLLAYHKILQQRNSLLKSMASMVQSPDPLLDIFDEQLVQHATPVFEARKAFLPAFIDQVQERYDYLAGSHETVAFRYQSQLLEQPLATLLAQSRLRDKQVQRTTQGIHRDDLLFLLDEHPMKTSASQGQRKSFLFALKLAQYEAIRAHKCFPPILLLDDVFEKLDQERVSRLIQLVLRPDYGQVFITDTHGERLRDAFAACPDAIQLISMQEN, from the coding sequence TTGTTGACGATATCCTCCATAGCGCTCACGCAATTCAAGAATTATTCGCACCGCACCTTCCGGTTCAGTTCCCGCATCGTCGGCATCACCGGCAGGAACGGTTCGGGCAAAACCAACCTGCTCGACGCCATATATTATCTGTGCTTCACCAAAAGCTATTTCAGCTCCATCGAAAGCCAGAACGTCCAGTACACCATGAACGGTTTCCGGCTGGAAGCGTCCCTCATCCGCCACGACCAACCCGAAAAGATCGTCTGCACCGTCAAAGACGGGAAAAAGGACATCGCGCTCAACGATGAGCCGTACGACCGCTTCTCCCGCCATATCGGCCACTTCCCGGCCGTCATGATCGCGCCGGACGATGCGGAGATCATCCTCGGCGGCAGCGAAGACCGCCGCAAGTGGCTCGACGGGTTGCTTTCCCAGCTCGTGCCCGGTTACCTCGATCATCTCCTCGCCTACCATAAAATCCTCCAGCAACGGAATTCCCTGCTCAAATCCATGGCCTCCATGGTCCAGAGCCCCGATCCCCTGCTCGATATCTTCGACGAACAGCTCGTACAGCACGCCACGCCCGTGTTCGAAGCCAGGAAGGCATTCCTTCCCGCGTTCATCGACCAGGTCCAGGAACGGTACGATTACCTCGCCGGCAGCCACGAAACCGTGGCCTTCCGCTACCAGAGCCAGTTGCTGGAACAGCCGCTGGCCACGCTCCTGGCGCAGTCCAGGTTGCGGGACAAGCAGGTGCAGCGGACGACCCAGGGCATCCATCGCGACGATCTGCTGTTCCTGCTCGACGAGCATCCCATGAAAACGAGCGCCTCGCAGGGCCAGCGCAAGAGCTTTCTGTTCGCGCTCAAGCTGGCACAATACGAGGCGATCCGTGCGCACAAGTGCTTCCCTCCCATCCTGCTGCTCGACGATGTGTTCGAAAAGCTGGACCAGGAGCGGGTTTCCCGGCTCATTCAACTGGTGCTCCGGCCCGATTACGGGCAGGTTTTCATCACCGATACCCACGGCGAGCGCCTCAGAGACGCCTTCGCCGCCTGTCCCGATGCCATCCAGCTGATCTCCATGCAGGAAAACTGA
- a CDS encoding (Fe-S)-binding protein, whose amino-acid sequence MNVHLFIPCFVDQLFPETAFNMVKVLEKLGCTVHYNTDQTCCGQPAFNAGYQDECRSVATKFLKDFHVYDYIVAPSGSCTGFVRNYYGKLFDNSAAHNDVKLLRKNLYEFTEFLVDVLGVTDIGATLEGVGTYHDACGALRECGIKEGPRKLLANVKGLELREMNEPETCCGFGGTFAVKFKPISLGMGEQKVHNSTDTGADYLISTDLSCLMHLDGYIRKHGQNIKIMHIADVLASGW is encoded by the coding sequence ATGAACGTACATCTTTTCATACCGTGCTTCGTAGACCAGCTCTTTCCTGAAACCGCCTTCAACATGGTGAAAGTCCTGGAAAAACTCGGCTGCACCGTGCATTACAATACCGATCAAACCTGCTGCGGCCAACCCGCCTTCAACGCAGGGTACCAGGATGAATGCCGGAGCGTGGCCACCAAGTTCCTCAAAGACTTTCACGTGTACGACTATATCGTGGCGCCCAGCGGGTCCTGCACCGGTTTCGTACGGAATTATTACGGCAAACTGTTCGATAATTCCGCCGCACATAACGACGTAAAACTCCTCCGCAAAAACCTCTACGAATTCACCGAATTCCTCGTAGACGTGCTCGGCGTAACCGACATCGGCGCCACCCTCGAAGGCGTCGGCACCTATCACGATGCCTGCGGCGCCCTGCGCGAATGCGGCATCAAGGAAGGCCCGCGCAAACTTCTGGCCAACGTGAAAGGTCTCGAACTGCGCGAGATGAACGAACCGGAAACCTGCTGCGGGTTCGGCGGCACCTTTGCCGTGAAATTCAAACCCATATCCCTGGGAATGGGCGAACAGAAAGTGCATAACTCCACAGACACCGGTGCGGATTACCTCATCTCCACCGACCTTAGCTGCCTCATGCACCTCGACGGATACATCCGTAAACACGGACAAAACATTAAAATCATGCACATCGCGGACGTACTGGCCAGTGGCTGGTAA
- a CDS encoding saccharopine dehydrogenase C-terminal domain-containing protein, translating to MKHVLLFGAGKSATVLIDYLLANAPRQKWHITVVDNDLMLIKSKIGKSYYATAAAIDVKDASVRQPLVRETDLVISLLPPALHITVARDCLQFGKNLLTASYIDPEIRKLEKEIEQAGLLFMYEMGLDPGIDHMSAMKLIQSIEKKGGQISCFRSYCGGLISPESNDNPWQYKISWNARNIVLAGASGAIYREKGKVKEVEYEHLFDQSKTIQVPGLGKLAWYPNRDSLNYTDIYNLSNVPTFMRATLRYPDFCEGWNAVVRLGLTDDKKKRPTDKLAYSAWAMQNVTADDQLSPEENVAQFLGVSSKSKLIRQLKFLGILNGDLINLGEQTNAGVLQHVLEARLRMEPSDKDMIVMLHEIEFERRNMSTKLSSYMIVQGEDNLRTAMAKTVGLPLGILAKLVLSGQVSLTGLQIPVMPDIYNPVLRELEEFDIRFEETFD from the coding sequence ATGAAGCATGTTCTATTGTTTGGCGCCGGCAAGTCAGCGACCGTACTGATCGATTACCTGCTGGCCAATGCGCCCCGGCAAAAATGGCATATCACCGTTGTGGACAACGACCTCATGCTGATCAAATCCAAGATCGGAAAGTCGTATTACGCCACAGCAGCGGCGATCGATGTGAAAGACGCATCGGTCCGCCAACCCCTCGTCCGGGAAACCGACCTCGTCATTTCCCTGCTCCCGCCCGCCCTGCACATCACGGTGGCGCGCGACTGCCTGCAATTCGGAAAGAACCTCCTCACCGCGTCGTACATCGACCCGGAAATCCGCAAACTGGAAAAGGAAATCGAACAGGCCGGCCTGCTATTCATGTATGAAATGGGCCTCGACCCCGGGATCGATCATATGTCTGCCATGAAACTCATCCAGTCGATCGAAAAGAAAGGCGGCCAGATCTCCTGCTTCCGCTCCTACTGCGGCGGGCTCATCTCCCCCGAAAGCAACGACAACCCCTGGCAGTACAAGATCTCGTGGAACGCACGGAACATCGTGCTGGCGGGCGCTTCCGGCGCTATTTACCGCGAAAAGGGCAAGGTGAAGGAAGTGGAATACGAGCACCTGTTCGACCAGTCCAAGACCATCCAGGTGCCCGGCCTCGGCAAGCTCGCCTGGTATCCCAACCGCGATTCCCTCAACTACACCGATATCTACAACCTCTCCAACGTGCCCACCTTCATGCGCGCCACCCTCCGCTACCCCGATTTCTGCGAAGGCTGGAACGCGGTGGTCCGGCTGGGACTTACCGACGATAAGAAGAAACGCCCGACCGACAAGCTGGCCTATTCCGCATGGGCCATGCAGAACGTGACGGCAGACGATCAGCTCAGCCCGGAAGAGAACGTGGCCCAGTTCCTCGGCGTCAGCAGCAAAAGCAAACTGATCCGCCAGCTGAAATTTTTGGGCATTTTGAACGGAGATTTGATTAACTTAGGGGAACAGACCAACGCGGGCGTTTTGCAGCATGTACTCGAAGCCCGCCTGAGAATGGAGCCATCCGATAAAGACATGATCGTTATGTTGCACGAGATCGAGTTCGAGCGGCGCAACATGAGCACTAAATTATCAAGTTACATGATCGTGCAGGGAGAAGATAACCTGCGCACCGCCATGGCAAAAACGGTAGGGCTGCCCCTCGGCATCCTGGCCAAACTGGTCCTCTCCGGCCAGGTAAGCCTCACAGGCCTGCAGATTCCCGTTATGCCAGACATCTACAATCCCGTCCTCCGTGAACTGGAGGAATTCGATATCAGGTTCGAAGAAACTTTCGATTGA
- the ribH gene encoding 6,7-dimethyl-8-ribityllumazine synthase — MSVHNQTLLNNTGILQLEGASVVIVSTEWNDFVTNELVAGAERTLTEQKVNFSTYIVPGSFELPFACKQIWEQTRGTGAQPSAIIAFGCVIRGETPHFDYVCKAVTDGILELNLELPIPVIFGVLTVNTVEQATDRLGGAHGHKGEEGALTALKMIGFQRQLAKSAR; from the coding sequence ATGTCCGTACACAATCAGACTTTACTCAACAACACTGGCATTCTTCAACTGGAGGGTGCCAGTGTTGTTATTGTATCTACAGAATGGAACGATTTCGTCACCAACGAACTGGTGGCGGGTGCAGAACGTACGCTCACCGAGCAGAAAGTAAACTTCAGCACCTACATCGTGCCGGGTTCCTTTGAGCTGCCGTTCGCCTGCAAACAAATCTGGGAACAAACCCGCGGCACCGGCGCCCAACCGTCTGCCATCATCGCCTTCGGATGCGTCATCCGCGGAGAAACCCCGCACTTCGATTACGTGTGCAAGGCCGTGACCGACGGAATCCTCGAACTGAACCTCGAGCTTCCCATCCCCGTGATCTTCGGCGTGCTCACCGTTAACACCGTAGAACAAGCCACAGACCGCCTCGGCGGCGCTCACGGCCATAAAGGGGAAGAAGGCGCGCTCACCGCCCTCAAGATGATCGGATTTCAACGTCAACTGGCAAAAAGTGCCCGATAA
- a CDS encoding tetratricopeptide repeat protein yields the protein MQTTMAENKNTKQPEKAVKNQDFDLQASADRASDFYSKNKNVINIALLAFVLGFGGYFAYKRFVKAPAEEKAQVAIFQAQNFFAADSLSKALNGDGNNYGFLQVIDKYGSTKAGNLARYYAGVCHVRLGEFQKGIDQLKQFSSTDIVISSIANGLIGDAYMELNNAADAVSFYKKAGASDNEITSPMYLMRAGLALEKANKPDEAIAVYQQIKQKYPRTNEGREMEKYLARLGVVK from the coding sequence ATGCAAACAACCATGGCAGAAAATAAAAACACCAAACAGCCCGAAAAGGCGGTGAAAAACCAGGACTTCGACCTGCAGGCATCTGCAGACAGGGCTTCTGATTTCTACAGCAAGAACAAGAACGTCATCAACATCGCACTGCTGGCATTCGTGCTGGGCTTCGGCGGATACTTTGCCTACAAGCGTTTCGTGAAAGCCCCGGCAGAAGAGAAAGCACAGGTAGCCATCTTCCAGGCGCAGAACTTCTTCGCGGCCGACTCACTGAGCAAAGCGCTCAACGGTGACGGTAACAACTACGGTTTCCTCCAGGTGATCGATAAATACGGCAGCACCAAAGCCGGCAACCTCGCCCGTTACTATGCAGGCGTTTGCCACGTTCGCCTCGGTGAATTCCAGAAAGGGATCGACCAGCTGAAACAATTCTCCAGCACCGACATCGTGATCTCTTCCATCGCAAACGGCCTCATTGGGGACGCTTACATGGAACTGAACAACGCTGCAGACGCCGTTAGCTTCTACAAAAAAGCAGGCGCATCCGATAACGAGATCACTTCGCCCATGTACCTCATGCGCGCAGGCCTGGCCCTCGAAAAAGCCAACAAGCCCGATGAAGCGATCGCCGTTTACCAACAAATCAAACAAAAATACCCCCGCACCAACGAAGGCCGTGAAATGGAGAAATACCTGGCAAGATTGGGCGTGGTGAAATAA
- a CDS encoding EVE domain-containing protein, with amino-acid sequence MQYWLVKSEPFKYSWDQFVKDKQTFWDGVRNYAARNNLRSMKKGDQVLWYHSNEGLEIVGIAKVVKESYQDPTTPDPAWLAVDLAPVKKLKKPVTLAQIKAEKSLANMDLIRLGRLSVGTVKPEEFEKIMEMAGM; translated from the coding sequence ATGCAATATTGGTTAGTGAAATCGGAACCGTTCAAATATTCCTGGGACCAATTCGTGAAAGACAAGCAGACGTTCTGGGACGGCGTGCGCAACTACGCCGCGCGCAACAACCTCCGCTCCATGAAAAAAGGCGACCAGGTGTTGTGGTACCACAGCAACGAAGGGCTCGAGATCGTCGGCATCGCCAAAGTGGTGAAAGAATCCTACCAGGACCCCACCACGCCCGATCCCGCCTGGCTCGCGGTAGACCTCGCACCGGTGAAGAAGCTCAAAAAGCCCGTCACCCTCGCGCAGATTAAGGCTGAAAAAAGCCTCGCGAACATGGACCTCATACGGCTCGGCCGCCTATCGGTCGGAACGGTGAAACCCGAAGAATTCGAAAAAATCATGGAAATGGCAGGCATGTAA